TACAGTGGCGGGAAAAAAATGATGCGTGGAATTGGAAATTATGGCGGTAATGAAATTTTTATGGCTGAAATTCCAAGCAATGTGTCAAGTTATTATTTTGTATTGACTGATGACAAGACTAAATATTATATGGGAAGAAATATTGCGAAAAATCCTGCAAATGTAGAGAAATTTGAATATTCACGTTCTACAAAGCTTACAACAATTCCAGAATGGGCTAGAGGCTCAGTTGGATATCAGATTTATATTGATTCATTTAGAAATGGCGATGTGGATAATGATGCGATTTTTAACGAATTTGGGACAGATGACTTTTCAGAGCCTACTGGAGAAATTCGTTCAGGAACATCTAAGAAAGACTTAGTGCTGGCATATTGGGGTGGAAATGAAAAACCGCAGTTTTCTTTGAATGAATGGAACAGTAACTATGAGGAAAAAAATGAATGGGAAGAAAATACGCTAAATGACGTGCAAAACTACACACGTTACTATGGTGGGGATTTACAGGGAATAATTGACAAACTTGACTACATCAAAAATCTTGGTGTGGAATACATAATTCTATCATCGCCATTTTATTCGCTTTCAAACCATAAATATGATACGATTTATTTTAATCATGTGGATCCGTATTTTGGCTACATTGAGCAGACTGGAACATCAAAAGGGCTTGATATAAAGGCAAAAGTTCATAATAACAACGGGGATAAGGAATTAAACTTGCTTATTTTCAATCCTGAAACGGATAAAAATTTACTTGACGAGGATTTACTTAATGTAAAAAGCTGGATTTGGACAGATTCTGATTTGCAGTTGGCAAGCCTTGTAAAACAGGCTCACCAGAAAGGTCTGAAAGTAGTTCTGGAAGTGGCTCCTGATACAACATCAAGCAGATTTTTTGCTAGAAATAATAAAGAATTTTCCAACTGGTATTTAAAGGATACTGTACTTGACTTAAAAAATCCGCAAGTTAGAAATTACATTGAAAATGCAATGAAAAAATGGATTTTAGGGCCTGATGAGACTTTTAAAAAAGATGTATATGATGACGGAATTGACGGAATAAGATATGTTTATTACGACAACGAGAATAAAGAATATCTTGCACAAATTACAGAAAATTTGAAAAAATATAAACCTGACTTGCTAATTACAGGAGAGGTTTCAAATAGTATTACAAAAGATGTTGAAGATGGGATTTATGACAGTGGGGCAGATTATAATATTGTCAATAATATTATAAAATATACTGTAAATACTAATCCAAATTACCGAATTAACGGTGTAGAATTTGCAACAAAATTAAATGAGATTTATAACAGATATTCAAGCAATCGTTTTAATATGACACAAGTTTTTATTGGGTCGCTTGATACAGATAGAATCTTTAGTGGAATGATAAATCCGAATAGAGTTTATGATAGAAATAATCAGTCGGATCAGGGATACTTGAATATTCGTCCTGATTTGTATGACGGAACAGCTGTAAGTAAACTTAAAAGAGTCGTTGCAATACAAATGATGCTGCCTGCAACACCAGTTATATATTATGGTGATGAAAAGGGAATGTGGGGAGCAGATTCGCCACGAAATAGAAAGCCTATGCTGTGGGAAGATTACGCGCCATACGACCCTGAAACAGATAACATAAGCAAATATAAAGACAGACTTAGAAGTTTTCCTAGTGTTGTGGAAGTAAACGAAGTGCAAAAATGGATTTCATATCCTGTAAACAGCAATGCAGATATAGAAAACCATTATAAAGCATTGCTAAAAGTCAGAAAGGAACATAAAAATCTGTTTAAAAACGGGAAATTAAGAATCCTTGAAGTTTACAGCGATCCAAAAACACAAGGTCGTATTGATTCAGAAATATCTGCTTATTTAGCAGATCAGAACAGACGGGCAAAATTGTACCAAGGACGTGATTTTACGCCAGCAAGACCAAATACAGACTTTATTTCCTATGAAATTTCAGCTGGAAATGAATCAATGATAATTGTAGTAAATAACGGAGCAGACGAATATCCATTATCATTGCAGGTACCAAAATTATTTGGATTTTATCGAAATCAGCTGAATTTAAAAGAAAATTACGCAATTTCTGATAAAAAAATTCAAATTAACGTAAAACCTTATGAAGTTAAGGTTTTATATAGTAACGCAAAAAACATGTTTGATTCATTTAGACAAAATAAAGATTAAAAATATGGGGGCAAGTCCCCCTTTTTAAAACGTAAATATGCTAAGCAAAAGGGATATTTTTGTTCAAAAAATTGTGGCAATGAGAAATCTGTAAAAAATAAATAAAAAAGGAAGATAAAATGATACAAAATTCTAAAATAGGAACGTTGGAAGTTGTTACTGGAAGCATGTTTTCAGGAAAAAGCG
This is a stretch of genomic DNA from Leptotrichia hofstadii. It encodes these proteins:
- a CDS encoding alpha-amylase family glycosyl hydrolase, whose product is MSFKLKMKVLLFLVSSVVSFSAQNENFQMNIKNNDVNNREGYLISAVKRKNKNKQENIENSENNETGQNEENSTESLKYSQRNDGVIDLNSLVHKEDSEFRVLNGNNVKIMLRTKNNDVYSAEVVYSGGKKMMRGIGNYGGNEIFMAEIPSNVSSYYFVLTDDKTKYYMGRNIAKNPANVEKFEYSRSTKLTTIPEWARGSVGYQIYIDSFRNGDVDNDAIFNEFGTDDFSEPTGEIRSGTSKKDLVLAYWGGNEKPQFSLNEWNSNYEEKNEWEENTLNDVQNYTRYYGGDLQGIIDKLDYIKNLGVEYIILSSPFYSLSNHKYDTIYFNHVDPYFGYIEQTGTSKGLDIKAKVHNNNGDKELNLLIFNPETDKNLLDEDLLNVKSWIWTDSDLQLASLVKQAHQKGLKVVLEVAPDTTSSRFFARNNKEFSNWYLKDTVLDLKNPQVRNYIENAMKKWILGPDETFKKDVYDDGIDGIRYVYYDNENKEYLAQITENLKKYKPDLLITGEVSNSITKDVEDGIYDSGADYNIVNNIIKYTVNTNPNYRINGVEFATKLNEIYNRYSSNRFNMTQVFIGSLDTDRIFSGMINPNRVYDRNNQSDQGYLNIRPDLYDGTAVSKLKRVVAIQMMLPATPVIYYGDEKGMWGADSPRNRKPMLWEDYAPYDPETDNISKYKDRLRSFPSVVEVNEVQKWISYPVNSNADIENHYKALLKVRKEHKNLFKNGKLRILEVYSDPKTQGRIDSEISAYLADQNRRAKLYQGRDFTPARPNTDFISYEISAGNESMIIVVNNGADEYPLSLQVPKLFGFYRNQLNLKENYAISDKKIQINVKPYEVKVLYSNAKNMFDSFRQNKD